The sequence below is a genomic window from Macaca fascicularis isolate 582-1 chromosome 3, T2T-MFA8v1.1.
cccgcctggctgtttcctcctcctcctcctcttttacaggcgtgagccacccgcctggctgtttcctcctcctcctcctcttttacagccatgagccacccgcctggctgtttcctcctcctcctcctcttttacaagtgtgtgagccacctcgcctggctgtttcctcctcctcaacaggtgtgagccattgcacatgggtgtttcctcctcctcctctgcctctacaagcatgagccaggtCGCCTggctgtttcctcctcctcctcctcttttacaagcgtgagccacccgcctggctctttcctcctcctcctcctcttttacaggcgtgagccacccacctggctctttcctcctcctcctcctcttttacaggtgtgtgagccacctcgcctggctgtttcctcctcctcctcttttacaGGTGTGTGAGTCACCTCGCCTGGCTGTTCCTTCCTCCtcaacaggtgtgagccattgcacatgggtgtttcctcctcctcctctgcctctacaagcatgagccaggtCGCCTGggtgtttcctcctcctcctcctcttttacaGGTGTGTGAGTCACCCGCCTggctgtttcctcctcctcctcctcttttacaggcatgtgagccaccacgcctggctgtttcctcttcttcctttataGGTATGAGTCATCGCAGCTGAGTGTTTCCTCCttcacaggcgtgagtcacctcacaaggttctttcttttcctcctcctcctctttctcatttaaaggtgtgagccactgctcctggctgtttcttcctcctcttcctcctttacaggcgtaagccaccatgcctagctgtttcatcctcctcctcctgtctcctcctcctttacaggagtgagccaccacgtctggctgtttcttcttcgtcttcttcatttttttaagacagaggcttgctcttttcacccaggctagagtgcaatggcgcgatcttggctcactgcaaccttcacctcctgggttcaagcaattctgcctcagcctccccagtagctgggattacaggatcctaccagcacacccagctaattgttgtatttttagtacaaacggggtttcaccatgttggccaggctggtctcgaactcctgacctcaaatgatccaccagcctcagcctcctacagtgctgggattataggtgtgagccaccacgcccgcttgggtatttttttttttaatgtgttagctgaggtcttgctatgttgcccaggcctcccaaagtgctagaattataggcatgagccactgatcCTGGCCTGAGGTCACTGTGATACCCTGTTTGAAGCGGATGGGGCCTGGACCAGGTGGAGGCTATGACAGGAgccccttcttctcttcctatctATGACTCTCATTGCCTTTGCCCAGTTTTCTctgcttccattttatttttttaagtttttcttttagagacagggtctcactgtgttgtccaggctggaatgcagcggcatgatcatagctcactgcagctccactCCTGAACGTAAATGATCCTCTCACCGCAGTcttacaagtagctgggacttacaggcatgccccacatGCTGGactaattatttgttttattattaggtACAGGTAATAACAcaggagtctccctgtgttgtccaggctggtctcaaattcctgtcctcaagcatCCTTGCAccttgcccttccaaagtgctaggattacaggccacccCGCCCTGCCTCTCCAGTCTCTGACTGTCCCCACTGGCCAGCCCTGGAAAGCGCAGCAATgagggagccaggctggggcAAGAAACACGCAGCAGTGTCCTCTTGTGCTCACTttatatggggccaggcatgggAGGACCTAAGCCTGCTGTGCCTGCAATAGTGCCCGCACCTGGCAGATCTGCCTGTTGATGCCGGAGCACGCAGTGCCACCTAGGGCACGATACTGCCCCACACTGTGCCCACAGTCCCACACGTGGCTCATGTCATCTGAGAAcagggggctggggagagaggaagaggtggGCCAGGCCACCGGGCCACCCTGGCCTCCAGGCACCCAAGCTCACCTCTTAGAAGGCAGTGTCGGGAAAAGGGTGTGCCGCACCTGATGCTGTGCAGCTCCTGTAATGACAGCTGGTTGAGGGCAACCCCCTTGGACTCAGCCATGAACACGGCTTTCCCAGAGGCCTTGTGGGCCTGGCAGAATGGCATCTGGGTGCTGGGGAGGAAGGTGGCACTGAGGCAGCTTCCTCCACGCCCTGATCTGCCTCCATTGCCTGcgcctcttcctttttttttttttgatacaaagtctcactctgtcgcccaggctggagtggtgtccCGACCTCacctcacttcaacctccacctcccaggttcaagcgattctcctgccttagcctcctgagaagctgggattatatgactgtgccaccatgcccagttaactgttgtatttttagtagagacggggtttcaccatgttaaccaggctggtctcgaactcctgacctcaacttacccacccacctaggcctcccaaagtgctgggattacaggtgtgagccaccaggccagggAACCTGCACCCTGAGCTCCCCTACCCTCTGAGGGGCACCCCATCTCCTCAACCTCCCCCTGGCTGATACACACTCACCTCTTTGCAGACCAGGTAGTAGGTGAGGTCAGTGGCCAGTATGTCAGGGTTGAGGGCCTGTCCTATGTTCTCAGTGAACCTGGGGGCACAGGTGGGAAAGTGGTGAGCCCTGGGCACCCTGGGGTCTGAAGCTGTCAAACTCAGGACCTGTCCCTCTGCCAGGATGTCCCTGCCTTGGGCAGATCCTCTCTTACCCACTCGGCTCTGTCTCACTCTCAGCTTGAACCATCTTCTCCATAATTACTGATAATATTTACATACACTATTAACGCTTACTGGCCTGTAGGTTTTACTGGCCTTTATGTTTTCAAAGAGTCCTTATCTTTAGCATGCACCAGATGTTCCTGGaggatttgttttctgttgtaggagacagggtcttgctctgttgcccaggctggagtgcagtggccatcacagctcattgcagcctggactcaagggatcttccagccttggcctcctgaatagctgggactacaagtgcacacggcaccatacccagctaatttgttgttgttgctgatttgggcttttttgagacagggtcttgctctgtcacccaggttggagtgcaatggcacaatcatggctctctgcatccttgacctcctgggctcaagagatcctcccacatcagtctccagagtggctaggaccacaggtacacgccatcatgactggctaatttaatttttttgattttagagacagggtctcgctatgttgctcaggctggttttgaactcctgggctcaagcgatgctcctgcctcaacctctcaaagtggtgggattacacgcgtgagccaccaggcacagtgactggagaatttatgaaaaatacaaattactggACAgccatggtggcccacacctgtaatcccagcatttcgggaggctgaggcgggcggatcacctaaggtcgggagtttgagagcagcgtggccaacatggtgaaaccccgtccctactaataatacaaaattagccaggcatggtagtgcgtgcctgtaatcacagctactcgggaggctgaggcaatcgcttgaacctgggaggcggaggttgcggtgagtcaagatcacgccattgcactccagcctgggcaacaagagtgaaactccatctcaaaaaaataaataaataaaataaatatacatccCTGGGGACCATCCCCAGAGTCTCTGATTCAACCATCTAGAGTGGGGCCTCACATCACATTTCTCAGGAGTTCTGAGGTGATGCTGGTGCTGCTAGTTGACTAGTTTCAAGAAacagttttttttccctttgtttttagataaagtattgctctgtcacacaggctggagtgcaatggcgtgatctccgctcactataatctccatctccccagttcaagcgatcctcccacctcagcctcccaaagtggctaggattacagacatgagccaccgcgcctggcccatgtCCTGAGGTCTCACCTGCTGTCTGCCAATGACGAAGTAAACAGAATGATGCCCCGGGCAAGGTGGAGAGGGGAGGCCAGGAAAGCGGTGGGGCTCCATGGGTCGTACCTTCAGGCGGCGCTCATTGGCTGTGTGGATGTCCTCATCACTGGAGTTGAGTTTGAAGGTGCCCTGGGCCCACTCCTCAGCCACCTATAGCGGGTAGCAGCAATGCCAGGGGTCAGGTGAGCAGGCATCAGCAGCCAAGAGGGCCCCTGCCCTGGTCCCACCCTCCGTGATGACTGACTGTTCCTGTCCAGGAGCTGAGTCCTGAAAGCGCACCCTGAGAAGGTGCATCTGGGGCCCTGCACACCTTTACCCATGAGCCATATGGGCCACAGGGGTCATTAAAGGATGGAGAGAGGTGGTCATCAAGGCACCCAGTTAAACAGCACATGAGAATATACTTAGTTCAAAGTGAAACCACAGACTGGCAACACTGCACTATTTGCTCAGGGATTTGGTGGGAGCCTGTGGCCACAGGGAGGGGGTCTCAGGTGGGGCTTGGGCCACGGCAAGTACCTTGTCTAGGCCATGTAGTATCCGGTCCATCTCGGCCTTGGTGAGAAGCCCTGAGAGCACACCACTggactacagcctgggtgacagagcaagactgcatctcaaaaaaaaaaaaaaaaaacaggacaaaGTGAGTGATTAAACGTGGCTCTAAGATCTCACCCATGCCCTCAATAGGTATTATTTACCGCATGCTGTGTCAGATATTGCAGAGTACCTTGGAAGCAACAATAAACAggacttccttctctctcctgagCCCACAGTcctcaaggctgcaatgagctgtgattgcaccactgcactccagctagggcaacagagtaagaccttgcctctacagaagaaaaagaaaactcaggttCCAACCCAGGACTTACTGAATCAGGATCTCAGAATGCAGAGATCTGCCATTTCAAAAAAACTTCCCCTAGAGATTCTGATCAGCCAGGTGTGGGCCAGATGAACTCTAAGCCCCCTTAAACCTTTGACATTCTATGAGTCTAttaaatcaaagtgcaaaaaacGCTGAGTCCAAACTGAGCAAACAAATCCCATCTCCCTATGTGCAGCCTCCCTGGATTCAGAAAGCCACACTGCCTGGCGAGTAAGCAGGGAGAGAATTCTCATTAACCCAAAGACCATCTTTGAAAACAGACTGGCTGCAGCTGagtgcggtggcccacacctgtaaccccagccctttgggaggctgaggcaggaggatcgcttgagcccaggagttcgagatcagcctgggaaacatggcaagaccctgtctctattttttcaagtaaaaaaacaaaataaaaaatcccaCACTGGCAGCTCATGGTTCTTTCCAGCTGTTCCCATGAGCAGACTTCAGGACAAGGCCAGGCAAAGGTGGGGAAAAATGGGGTGGGGACCCCCAGGCTCACCCTCTTGTCTGCTACATAGTTGGAGTTGGTCACAAAGGTCACAGGCCGGGAAGGGTCCAAGGCTTTGGTGTGAGCGATCACCATCCTGTCCACAAAAGGCAGAAGGCACAGGTTCCGTCAGTCCAGGAAGGGCTCAGACACCCTCCCATCCTTTCTGTCCCATCTTCCCCCATCAGAACACAACAcggggccaggcacgatggctcatacctttcatctcagcactttgggaggccaaaagagggtagatcacttgaggtcaggggttgaagatcagcgtggccaacatggcaaaaccccgtctctattacaaatacaaaaattagccggtcatggtggcacgtCTGTATCACCAGATActcggaagctgaggcacgagactcgcttgaacccgggacatggaggctgcagtgagccaagattacgccactgcactctagcctgctccacagaagaagaccctgtctcaaaacaaacaaacaaacaaaaagaaaaaaaacatgcaGCCACTGCTTTCTTCCCTAACTTGAGATGTATTTTACATAAGGGCACATGATCCTCTAGTCCTAGACCGAGCTCTCTAACATCACTCTTTCTCCCCCTGCCTCCGAATCCTATCCCCCCAGAGGAGCAGTCACCCTTCCAGGCACACAGAGCTGAGGTCAGTGGGCTGGACACTGCCAAAAATGAGGTTGACTCCCTGAAACAGCTCTTGAACACAGGAACGGATGGGTGCAGATTCAGGAGGGATATTTATTAATGCATCAAGCAAACAGGGAGTGCAGGCTGGGAGGTAGGCATGGGGCTTGGTGCGAGGTGCTCAGTAGTGGCCCAAATCGAAGGCCACAGGTCCTGGGCAGTGGGAATGGAGAAACATGCACAGAGAAATGGTGCACgtgccgggcaaggtggctcacgcctagaatcccagcacttcaggaggcttactagagaccaggagttcgagaccagcctgggcaacatagcaagaccgttTCTACAACAAATGTATAAATtagggtggggcatggtggctcacacctataatcccagcactttgggaggccaaggcaggtagatcacgaggtcaagagttcaagaccagactggccaacatggtgaaaccccatctctacaaaaaaatacaagaaaaaaacaactggctgggcctggtagcacctgcccgtaatcctagctactcgggaggctgaggcaagagaattgcttgaacccaggaggtagaggttgcagtgagtcgagattgcaccactgctctccagtctgggcaacagagcaaggaaCTTTTTCtcagtgggaaaaaaataaatttaaacttagcctggcatggtggcacacatctgtgttcccagctctttgggaggttgagggggaggatagcttaagcccaggaggttgaggtggcaacaagccatgactgcaccactgcactccatcctgggcaacagagcaagactctgactctgaaaaagaaacaatgaaagaaatgttGCAAATGGAAATGACAAGTGGTGGCAGGAATTGGGCTCTGCAAGACAATAAACATAACTTGGACTGGAGAGTCAGGGACAGCCTCTTAGAAGAAACAGCCTTTATGCCAGGTCAAGTTAACCAGGAGGgataaagggaagaaaaaccCAACAGAGGGACAAGCCTGTGGTCAGAGCTTCCAGCACCCGCCCCAGGCCTccacagttattttttttttagagacagggtctcattctgtagcccaggctggagtacaacctccccttcctggttttaagtgattctcctgcttcagcctcccgagtagctgggattacaggcgcacaccaccatgcccggcttatctttgtatttttagcagagatggggtttcactatctgttggtcaggctggtcttgaactcctgacctcaagtgatccacccacctgggcctcccaaagtgctgggattacagacatgagccatcatgttCGGCCTAGACTGTTGTTGAagcctcttttcctcttctctttcctaagttcatttcttcttttacacCCTCCCCCCATCACTGCTCTGCCCATTCAAAGCTGGCTGTGGCTGGCACAGGACAGAACAGAACCCCCTATCCTCAAGTTCCAAACCCACACTCTCCAACAGCCAGGCTTGAAGATGGGAAGCTTCAAAGGCTTGTGACAGCCCGGCTgaaccactccagcctggacggctCCCTTCAATTCCTGCCCTGGGGAAAACAGGCAACAGGCATCTCCTGAAAAGGCTGCTGATGTCGGCCTTGAAGGGGAGGTAGACCCCTCATGCTCTAGCGCATTGACCCCATTTACCCACTGTAGACACAGGGGATatggggagggtggggggcaggtCAGGGCATGAGGAGGGGCCCTGCTATTGGGCACTCCCTCACATAAACTACAGCATGGAGCTCAGGGGCCTGCCAGTCAGACGGGAAGAATGGCATCCCAATGGGGTAGATCAGGCCACCTATCCCCCTACACAGGGCACAGcccccagggcagggcagggcccccCACAGTCCCACCCCAGGAGAAAGGCTGTTCAGCAGCCATGCCCACCCACCCGCCCTGCCTGCTCCTGGCTGCACTGACCACGATGGCACAGGAGTGGGCACCGCCAAGCCTCAGCACCACTCTTGTGCGCAGGTCCTGGGATCATTGCTCCGGCAGAGTCACCTCCTGTTCATACTACACCTGGCTGACAAAATGCCGCAGCCGCCAGTCCTGGCCAATGTCATTGAAGCTGGAAGGAACCGGCATGTCCAGGTGGGGCCCGACTGTGGAAAGAAGGGCCAGTCTCAGCTCCTAGGCCCCCAAAGGGATCCAGGACCAGTGTGCTGCACCAGCTGTGCCCCCAGGCCTAGCGCAAGCCCTGACACATAGCAGGGAATCTTAGCAAAACAGACAGATAACTTGCTGAGGACAGGTCAACTGTCAGGGCGGTTTGTGCACCTGGGCCAGCGGGGCCAGGAGTCCATCCTCGGAGTGGATGGGGCCCAATATCTCTCGAGACACGAGTGAGCCCAGGGCCGCATCCCAGCTCGAGGCAAGAAGGTTTAGACTGGTGACTAAGAGGTAGATGACCCACTGCCTGTCACAGGGAGCTTCCTCCCTGTGGTTGGGGGGTTTGAGGGGGCTTTCCTTAGGACACTGAGTGGGGCGCACACTAGCACCCagttctctcctctcttcctcctgtacTGAATGCCACAAAGTCAGAAAAAGAGGATGCAGACCAGGCAAAAGTGGCCCAGACCTTACCCGGTCCCACTTCTCTCCTGGCCACATCCAAGTCAGGAGGGGAACAGGGGTGGCGTCCTTGGCCTGTCACATCCTGTCCTGTATCTGAACCTTGAAAACCGAAGGACCTTCCTGCCTTGGCAGAGCTGACCTCAGGACATCTAAACTGTCCCCTCCTCCCGATCCCTGGGCCCAGCTCTGTGCAGCGCCTGCCGCTCTGGCCCCCCAGTgtctgggtggctcatgcctgtaatcagcgCTTTGGAAGGTTAacgtggaaggatggcttgaagccagaagttcgagaccagcctgggcaacgtagtgagactctatatcttaaaaaaaaaaaaaaaaaagttatattatttttaagacaagagtctcactctgtcaccaaggctggagtgcagtggggtgatctcagctcactgcaacctctgcctcctgggttcaagtgattctcctggcttagcttcccaagtagctggaat
It includes:
- the LOC123572192 gene encoding argininosuccinate lyase-like, whose product is MDRILHGLDKVAEEWAQGTFKLNSSDEDIHTANERRLKVRPMEPHRFPGLPSPPCPGHHSVYFVIGRQQLYPLILLQTFCLSKA